GAACAGAAGAAGAGGCTTTTCAGTACTTTGTAAATCGCTATGACATTGCGGTGAAAAAAGTAGAGCAACTTGAAAAAGAAGTTGATGAGGCTGCAAATAAAGGTTCTTATCTAACTAAACTACTTCAACTAAGAAAGAGACTAGAGAGTTTTGATGGTATAGGAAACTTTCTTCCTTTACTAACAAGATTGGACGTAAAAGAAGCCTATCTTAATGGCTTAATTGAGCTAAATCAGAAGAATAATTTAAAGGTAAAAGAAGAACTGCTTTCTGAGACCAGAGCCATTTTTGAAAGTGATGATTGGGGGCCAGTTTCTGATCAGCTTCAGGATATTAGGACTCGTTGGATTAGGACGGGCCCAGTTGAAAAAAAGCTTAATGATGAAAAAGAAGAAGACTTCAAACAGCTTTTAGATTCTTTTTACCAAAGGAGAAAGGCGTTTTTTGATGAGCAAAATAAAATCATTGACGAGCGTAAGGCTAAATATGAAGCTCTTATAGAGACTTCTTATGATCTTCATAGAAGAAGAGACTTTGAGGATGCTTTTGAAGACATGAAACGCATGCAGCGTGAGTGGAAAGAAGTAGGAGAACTCCCAGCTAAAATGATGAAATTCCTTTATAGGAACTTTAAGAAATCAAATACTGGATTTTACGAGAAATATTGCAAGGCTAAAGGAATTCAAATCCAAAGAAGGGTTGACCCAAGAGTAGAGGCTCAGGTAAGAATGATGAAGGAGGCCGAAAGGTTAGCTACTGCCGAAAATGATGCAATTTTTGATTCTACAGTCAAAGCCAAAGTACTTTTGAATGAGTGGAAAAACATTAGAGTTCCTTCTCATGTAGCGGATAGAAATGTTGCTGAACGATTTCGAGCTGCGTGCGATAAG
This sequence is a window from Arcticibacterium luteifluviistationis. Protein-coding genes within it:
- a CDS encoding DUF349 domain-containing protein, with amino-acid sequence MKGATLENEYAYIKDSKVFLKGYLDLPERQIGEVKRTEEEAFQYFVNRYDIAVKKVEQLEKEVDEAANKGSYLTKLLQLRKRLESFDGIGNFLPLLTRLDVKEAYLNGLIELNQKNNLKVKEELLSETRAIFESDDWGPVSDQLQDIRTRWIRTGPVEKKLNDEKEEDFKQLLDSFYQRRKAFFDEQNKIIDERKAKYEALIETSYDLHRRRDFEDAFEDMKRMQREWKEVGELPAKMMKFLYRNFKKSNTGFYEKYCKAKGIQIQRRVDPRVEAQVRMMKEAERLATAENDAIFDSTVKAKVLLNEWKNIRVPSHVADRNVAERFRAACDKIFELSYLMKVVGRKSPTFNFLDDDQKNHTKYREMENIVRRARHDLQQLEETSNVGGSGSGDMDRMMFNNLKTQKRKLLMKEVILEELRRNAGA